In one window of Microbacterium sp. PM5 DNA:
- a CDS encoding aspartate ammonia-lyase — MSAVRVERDALGQCEVPADAYWGIHTARARRNFEISGTPISRHPALVAALAEVKLAAATVNAAHGLIDPLIGRAIVAACRRIIAGELHDHFVVDVIQGGAGTSSNMNANEVIANAALEALGIARGRYDVVHPIDHVNRSQSTNDVYPTAIRLATVRALRRLAPELTALAASFEDRGDAFAGIRKIGRTQLQDAVPMSLGDEFTAFAAAISEDLRRLEETVPLLLECSLGGTAIGTGVTADAAYRGDIVAALAAASDLPVTPAAHLFEASWDTSAFLQTSSLLRRIAVKLSKISSDLRLLSSGPQTGLGEIRLPAQQAGSSIMPGKVNPVIPEAMNQVAFAVMGADVTIGIAAESGQLQLNAFEPVIAHSLLQAIEWLTNGVRMLRERCVDGIRAREETLERNISVAVGAVTALVPAIGYEAAARAAHQSLATGESLVDAVVAHAGIDRDEVAQLLAAAR; from the coding sequence ATGAGCGCCGTGCGGGTGGAGCGCGACGCGCTCGGTCAGTGCGAGGTCCCCGCTGACGCGTACTGGGGTATCCACACGGCACGTGCGCGGCGGAACTTCGAGATCAGCGGGACGCCGATCTCCCGGCATCCCGCTCTGGTCGCTGCGCTCGCCGAGGTCAAGCTCGCTGCCGCGACGGTCAACGCCGCCCACGGACTCATCGACCCGCTCATCGGCAGGGCGATCGTCGCCGCGTGTCGACGCATCATCGCGGGTGAGCTGCACGACCATTTCGTCGTCGACGTGATTCAGGGCGGCGCCGGCACGAGCTCCAACATGAACGCGAACGAGGTCATCGCCAACGCAGCGCTCGAAGCACTCGGAATCGCGCGCGGCCGCTACGACGTCGTCCATCCCATCGACCACGTCAACCGCAGTCAGTCGACCAATGACGTGTATCCGACCGCGATCCGGCTCGCGACCGTCCGCGCCCTGCGGCGACTCGCCCCCGAGCTGACGGCGCTCGCGGCATCGTTCGAGGACCGCGGCGACGCGTTCGCCGGAATCCGCAAGATCGGGCGCACTCAGCTGCAGGACGCCGTGCCGATGTCGCTCGGCGATGAGTTCACCGCGTTCGCGGCGGCGATCTCAGAGGATCTGCGCCGTCTCGAGGAGACGGTGCCGCTCCTGTTGGAGTGTTCCCTCGGCGGTACCGCGATCGGCACCGGGGTCACCGCTGACGCGGCGTACCGGGGCGACATCGTCGCCGCGCTCGCGGCGGCATCCGATCTGCCCGTCACCCCCGCGGCGCACCTGTTCGAAGCGAGCTGGGACACCAGCGCCTTCCTGCAGACCTCGAGTCTGTTGCGGCGGATCGCGGTCAAGCTGTCAAAGATCAGCAGCGACCTGCGACTGCTTTCCAGCGGACCGCAGACGGGGCTGGGTGAGATCCGCTTGCCCGCGCAGCAGGCCGGGTCCTCGATCATGCCGGGAAAGGTCAACCCCGTCATCCCGGAGGCGATGAACCAGGTCGCGTTCGCGGTCATGGGTGCCGACGTCACGATCGGCATCGCCGCCGAGTCCGGGCAGCTGCAGCTCAATGCGTTCGAGCCGGTGATCGCGCACAGTCTGCTGCAGGCGATCGAGTGGCTGACGAACGGTGTGCGGATGCTGCGGGAGCGTTGCGTCGACGGTATCCGCGCGCGGGAGGAGACGCTCGAACGCAATATCAGCGTCGCCGTCGGGGCCGTGACGGCGCTCGTTCCGGCCATCGGGTACGAGGCGGCGGCCCGGGCCGCGCACCAGAGCCTGGCGACGGGGGAGTCGCTGGTCGACGCCGTGGTCGCGCACGCGGGCATCGACCGGGACGAGGTCGCGCAGCTTCTGGCCGCGGCGCGGTGA
- a CDS encoding Lrp/AsnC family transcriptional regulator, translating to MHGVSMISGALDDIDREILAALTADARVPLVAIAARVHLSRNAVKQRMERMERDGVIAGYTVVPGAAAARGVTALVMVYRSDRMRDDRVIATLRGIPEVVRCDVLSGEYDLFVTLHAATMDRIGQIWEQVAAIPGVANTVTAVSLTRAIDRS from the coding sequence ATGCACGGAGTCAGCATGATCAGCGGCGCCCTCGACGACATCGACCGCGAGATCCTCGCGGCTCTCACGGCCGACGCGCGCGTGCCCCTCGTCGCCATCGCAGCGCGCGTGCACCTTTCGCGCAACGCCGTCAAGCAGCGGATGGAACGCATGGAGCGCGACGGCGTGATCGCCGGGTACACGGTCGTGCCGGGAGCGGCGGCGGCGCGAGGAGTGACGGCGCTCGTCATGGTGTACCGCTCCGACCGCATGCGCGATGACCGCGTCATCGCTACCCTGCGCGGCATCCCCGAGGTGGTCCGCTGCGATGTGCTGTCGGGCGAGTACGACCTGTTCGTCACGCTCCACGCCGCCACGATGGATCGCATCGGGCAGATCTGGGAACAGGTCGCCGCGATTCCGGGCGTCGCCAACACCGTCACTGCCGTCTCCCTCACGCGCGCGATCGACCGCAGCTGA
- a CDS encoding aminotransferase class V-fold PLP-dependent enzyme, which yields MSARPDRRRGESLSDLSLAVHGGIHVDSTRALRTPLVMANSYALPEDPSEISWSATAPGLYTRNTGVNQQALQDKLAALEGGEDAVALASGVAALHAVFFTHVRVGDHVVVSDETYEATWRLWTELLPGRYGIEATFVDISDLDAVRAAMRPQTRLVCIEAIANPTTKVADVAALAEIAHASDALLMVDSTFTPPPLYRPLHDGADLVVHSLTKYINGHGDAMGGAVIGRRELIEPIKADAMVDVGGVISPFNAWQIQRGSVTLPLRMRQHTASAAAIAAFLEDDPRVAFIRYPGLRTHPDHALATRQFTAGFGGMMAFAVDGDPDTQNRFVSRLRLITSGFSLGHDDSLIVHTGTGGGRVAAYPEEFRRWGHLRLSVGLEDTADLLADIAAALDETFDGR from the coding sequence ATGAGTGCACGCCCCGACCGTCGACGCGGCGAGAGCCTGTCCGATCTCAGCCTCGCCGTCCACGGCGGCATCCATGTGGATTCGACGCGCGCCCTGCGCACTCCGCTCGTGATGGCGAACTCATATGCCCTTCCGGAGGACCCCAGCGAGATCAGCTGGTCGGCGACCGCGCCCGGGCTCTACACGCGCAACACCGGCGTCAATCAGCAGGCGTTGCAGGACAAGCTCGCGGCGCTCGAGGGCGGGGAGGATGCCGTGGCTCTCGCCTCCGGCGTCGCCGCCCTGCATGCCGTCTTCTTCACTCACGTGCGCGTCGGCGATCACGTCGTCGTCAGTGACGAGACGTATGAGGCGACGTGGCGGCTCTGGACCGAACTGCTGCCGGGGCGCTACGGGATCGAAGCGACGTTCGTCGACATCAGCGACCTCGACGCCGTCCGCGCCGCGATGCGGCCGCAGACCCGGCTGGTGTGCATCGAGGCCATCGCGAACCCCACCACGAAGGTCGCCGACGTGGCCGCGCTCGCCGAGATCGCGCACGCGAGCGATGCCCTGCTCATGGTCGACTCGACGTTCACGCCCCCGCCGCTGTATCGCCCGCTGCACGATGGCGCCGACCTCGTGGTCCACTCCCTCACGAAGTACATCAACGGTCACGGCGATGCGATGGGCGGGGCCGTCATCGGCCGCCGCGAGCTGATCGAGCCGATCAAGGCCGACGCCATGGTCGATGTCGGCGGTGTCATCTCGCCCTTCAATGCGTGGCAGATCCAGCGCGGCTCGGTCACGCTTCCGTTGCGGATGCGCCAGCACACGGCATCCGCGGCCGCGATCGCCGCCTTCTTGGAGGATGACCCGCGGGTCGCCTTCATCCGGTACCCGGGCCTTCGCACTCATCCGGACCACGCGCTCGCGACGCGGCAGTTCACGGCTGGGTTCGGCGGCATGATGGCCTTCGCCGTCGACGGCGATCCCGATACGCAGAACCGGTTCGTGTCGCGGCTGCGGCTGATCACGTCGGGGTTCTCGCTCGGCCACGACGACTCACTGATCGTTCACACGGGCACCGGGGGTGGGCGCGTCGCCGCGTACCCCGAGGAATTCCGCCGCTGGGGTCACCTGCGACTGTCGGTGGGCCTGGAAGACACCGCGGACCTGTTGGCCGACATCGCCGCCGCGCTCGACGAGACGTTCGACGGGCGCTGA
- a CDS encoding aspartate-semialdehyde dehydrogenase has protein sequence MTRISDSGLSVAVVGATGQVGTVMREILAERAFPIRELRLFATARSAGTAVEFGGETIIIEDVATADPTGIDVALFSAGATGSRAHAPRFAEAGAVVIDNSSAWRMDPEVPLVVSEVNPHATVNPPKGIIANPNCTTMAAMPVLKPLDAAAGLERLVVSTYQAVSGSGLAGAQELLGQVEGVLAQGHTLDLVHDGSALDFPQPEKYVAPIAFDVIPFAGNLVDDGDNETDEEKKLRNESRKILELPDLRVAGTCVRVPVFTGHSLSIHAEFRDDITPERAREILASAPGVVLEEVPTPLQAAGNDPSYVGRIRADQSAPEGKGLVLFISNDNLRKGAALNAVQIAEIVAARLAAAA, from the coding sequence ATGACCCGCATCTCTGACTCAGGACTCTCTGTCGCCGTCGTCGGCGCCACCGGACAGGTCGGCACGGTCATGCGCGAGATTCTCGCCGAACGGGCCTTCCCGATCCGTGAGCTCCGCCTGTTCGCCACGGCGCGCTCGGCCGGCACGGCTGTCGAGTTCGGCGGCGAGACCATCATCATCGAGGACGTCGCCACCGCCGATCCCACCGGCATCGACGTCGCGCTGTTCAGCGCCGGTGCGACCGGCTCGCGTGCGCATGCCCCGCGTTTCGCCGAGGCCGGCGCAGTCGTCATCGACAACTCGAGCGCCTGGCGCATGGACCCCGAGGTGCCGCTCGTCGTCAGCGAGGTCAATCCCCACGCGACGGTGAACCCGCCGAAGGGCATCATCGCCAATCCGAACTGCACGACGATGGCGGCCATGCCGGTGTTGAAGCCGCTCGACGCCGCGGCCGGGCTGGAGCGACTGGTCGTCAGCACCTACCAGGCCGTGTCGGGCTCGGGCCTCGCCGGCGCGCAGGAGCTGCTCGGTCAGGTCGAGGGCGTTCTTGCCCAGGGGCACACGCTCGATCTCGTGCACGACGGCAGCGCACTCGACTTCCCGCAGCCGGAGAAGTACGTCGCGCCCATCGCGTTCGATGTGATCCCCTTCGCCGGCAACCTCGTCGACGACGGCGACAACGAGACCGACGAGGAGAAGAAGCTCCGCAACGAGAGCCGAAAGATCCTCGAGCTGCCCGACCTCCGCGTTGCCGGCACGTGCGTGCGCGTTCCGGTCTTCACCGGGCACTCGCTGTCGATCCACGCGGAGTTCCGCGACGACATCACGCCCGAGCGGGCGCGCGAGATCCTGGCATCCGCTCCCGGTGTCGTTCTCGAAGAGGTGCCCACCCCGCTGCAGGCCGCCGGCAACGACCCCAGCTACGTCGGCCGCATCCGTGCCGACCAGTCCGCGCCCGAGGGCAAGGGGCTGGTGCTCTTCATCAGCAACGACAACCTCCGCAAGGGCGCCGCGCTCAACGCCGTGCAGATCGCCGAGATCGTCGCCGCGCGACTGGCCGCCGCCGCCTGA
- a CDS encoding malate:quinone oxidoreductase, translated as MSEPVDVVLIGGGIMSATLGTLLKQLQPDWKIVVLERLSDVAEESSNAWNNAGTGHAALCELNYMPEAKDGSVDPAKAISINEQFQQSRQLWASLVERGILDAPSTFINATPHMTFVRGEKDVAYLKKRYEALRTQPLFEGIEYSEDSRVINQWAPLLMHKRKKADEPFAATRVPAGTDVDFGSLTRQLFSHLADQGVDVVTNREVRKLRKNADGTWNVSYRHTLGRTPGSLSARFVFVGAGGWAIKLLQSSRIPEISGYGVFPIGGQWLKTSNPSIVAQHKAKVYSQASVGAPPMSVPHLDTRVVDGETSLLFGPFATFSPKFLKNGRITDIVAQVRPGNIGPMLKVAIDNPGLIKYLVSELLKSHKRKVDSLREFMPTAKAEDWELLQAGQRAQVMKKDPQKGGVLQFGTEVVTSADGSIAGLLGASPGASTAVSIMLGLLKTCFPDHISAWEPELKALIPSYGSTLNGDPAAAEASLDATAGVLGINR; from the coding sequence GTGAGTGAACCCGTCGACGTCGTCCTGATCGGCGGTGGCATCATGAGTGCCACCCTCGGAACCCTCCTGAAGCAGCTGCAGCCGGACTGGAAGATCGTGGTGCTCGAGCGCCTCAGCGACGTCGCCGAGGAGTCCTCCAACGCCTGGAACAATGCCGGCACGGGACACGCGGCGCTCTGCGAGCTCAACTACATGCCCGAGGCCAAGGACGGATCGGTCGACCCTGCCAAGGCGATCTCGATCAACGAGCAGTTCCAGCAGAGTCGGCAGCTGTGGGCGAGCCTGGTGGAGCGCGGCATCCTCGATGCGCCGTCCACCTTCATCAACGCGACCCCCCACATGACTTTCGTGCGCGGCGAGAAGGATGTCGCGTACCTCAAGAAGCGTTACGAGGCGCTGCGCACGCAGCCGCTGTTCGAGGGCATCGAATACTCCGAGGACTCCCGCGTCATCAATCAGTGGGCGCCGCTGCTGATGCACAAGCGCAAGAAGGCCGACGAGCCTTTCGCGGCCACGCGCGTTCCGGCCGGCACCGACGTCGACTTCGGTTCACTGACCCGTCAGCTCTTCTCCCACCTCGCCGACCAGGGCGTCGACGTCGTCACCAATCGCGAGGTGCGAAAGCTCCGCAAGAACGCGGACGGCACGTGGAACGTGTCGTACCGTCACACGCTCGGGCGTACGCCGGGGAGCCTGTCGGCGCGGTTCGTGTTCGTGGGTGCGGGTGGGTGGGCGATCAAGCTGCTGCAGTCCTCGCGCATTCCGGAGATCTCCGGCTACGGCGTCTTCCCCATCGGGGGGCAGTGGCTCAAGACGTCCAACCCGTCGATCGTTGCGCAGCACAAAGCCAAGGTGTACTCGCAGGCCTCCGTGGGGGCGCCCCCCATGTCGGTGCCGCATCTGGACACCCGCGTCGTCGACGGTGAGACGTCGCTGTTGTTCGGGCCGTTCGCGACCTTCAGCCCGAAGTTCCTGAAGAACGGCCGCATCACCGACATCGTCGCGCAGGTGCGTCCCGGCAACATCGGTCCGATGTTGAAGGTCGCCATCGACAATCCGGGCCTGATCAAGTACCTGGTCAGCGAACTGCTCAAGAGCCACAAGCGCAAGGTCGATTCGCTCCGCGAGTTCATGCCGACCGCGAAGGCCGAGGACTGGGAGCTGCTGCAGGCCGGCCAGCGCGCCCAGGTCATGAAGAAGGATCCGCAGAAGGGCGGCGTGCTGCAGTTCGGCACCGAGGTCGTCACCTCGGCCGACGGGTCGATCGCCGGTCTGCTGGGAGCCTCTCCGGGAGCGTCGACCGCGGTATCCATCATGCTCGGCCTGCTGAAGACATGCTTCCCCGACCACATCTCCGCGTGGGAGCCGGAACTGAAGGCGCTGATCCCGAGCTACGGGTCGACTCTCAACGGCGACCCGGCCGCCGCGGAGGCGTCGCTCGACGCTACCGCCGGCGTGCTCGGCATCAACCGCTGA
- a CDS encoding thymidine kinase — MAKLYFRYGAMNSGKSTALLQAAFNYEERGQHVLLAKPEIDTKGADQISSRLGVERQVDFLIGADADLRALVAQHAARYDGRVACLLIDEAQFLTPAQVDDLLRIVVDDGIPALAYGIRTDFQTRAFPGSARLLELAHSLEELKTICRCGRKALFNARLVGGRFVFDGDQVAIDELSHEKVTYESMCAECYLRESGGRLS, encoded by the coding sequence ATGGCGAAGCTGTACTTCCGCTACGGGGCGATGAACTCCGGCAAGTCGACGGCCCTGCTGCAGGCGGCATTCAACTACGAGGAACGCGGACAGCACGTGCTGCTGGCCAAGCCCGAGATCGACACGAAGGGTGCCGATCAGATCTCCAGCCGACTCGGCGTGGAGCGTCAGGTCGACTTCCTCATCGGTGCGGATGCCGATCTGCGCGCCCTCGTCGCCCAGCACGCCGCCCGCTACGACGGACGGGTGGCGTGTCTTCTCATCGACGAGGCGCAGTTCCTCACCCCGGCCCAGGTCGACGACCTGTTACGGATCGTCGTCGACGACGGCATCCCCGCCCTTGCCTACGGCATCCGTACCGACTTCCAGACGCGCGCCTTCCCCGGCTCGGCCCGGCTTCTGGAGCTCGCCCACAGCCTCGAAGAGCTGAAGACCATCTGTCGCTGCGGGCGCAAGGCGCTGTTCAACGCGCGACTGGTCGGTGGTCGGTTCGTCTTCGACGGCGACCAGGTCGCCATCGACGAGCTGTCGCACGAGAAGGTCACCTACGAGTCGATGTGCGCGGAGTGCTACCTGCGCGAGTCGGGCGGCCGGCTCAGCTGA
- a CDS encoding DUF1295 domain-containing protein, whose amino-acid sequence MDPLFVVVVIAAAVSALCWIASLVTKDTSWVDRAWSVVPVVYVWVFAASALADGDDAGRLVLMAALVTAWGARLTFNFARKGGYSGVEDYRWAILRGRMSPARFQVFNLVFIVLYQMTLLVLITLPAEWARTHPAPLTAADALIAALFVGFLIGETVADQQQWDFHQAKARGSADGFLTTGLFAYSRHPNFFFEQAQWWAFYAFGATAAVASGAGVWGGVLNPTIVGAILLTLLFVGSTVFTESISAAKYPAYAQYRRTTSMLVPLPRRRDGARVS is encoded by the coding sequence ATGGATCCGCTCTTCGTGGTCGTCGTCATCGCCGCCGCCGTTTCGGCGCTGTGCTGGATCGCCTCACTGGTCACCAAGGACACGTCGTGGGTGGATCGCGCGTGGTCCGTGGTCCCGGTGGTCTACGTGTGGGTCTTCGCGGCGAGCGCACTCGCCGACGGCGACGACGCCGGGCGCCTGGTTCTGATGGCGGCGCTCGTGACGGCGTGGGGTGCGCGGCTGACCTTCAACTTCGCGCGGAAGGGCGGCTACTCCGGGGTGGAGGATTACCGGTGGGCGATCCTGCGCGGCAGGATGTCGCCCGCACGGTTCCAGGTCTTCAACCTGGTGTTCATCGTGCTGTACCAGATGACGCTGCTCGTCCTGATCACACTCCCCGCGGAGTGGGCGAGGACTCATCCGGCTCCGCTCACGGCGGCCGATGCGCTCATCGCCGCGCTCTTCGTCGGATTCCTCATCGGTGAGACGGTCGCCGATCAGCAGCAGTGGGACTTCCATCAGGCAAAAGCGCGCGGAAGCGCCGACGGCTTCCTCACGACGGGGCTCTTCGCCTACAGCCGGCATCCGAACTTCTTCTTCGAGCAGGCCCAGTGGTGGGCTTTCTACGCGTTCGGCGCGACGGCCGCGGTCGCGTCCGGAGCCGGCGTGTGGGGCGGCGTGCTCAACCCGACGATCGTCGGGGCCATCCTGCTGACGCTCCTGTTCGTCGGGTCGACCGTGTTCACCGAGTCGATCTCCGCTGCGAAGTACCCCGCATACGCCCAGTACCGGAGGACGACCTCGATGCTGGTCCCGCTGCCGCGCCGCCGCGACGGGGCGCGCGTCAGCTGA
- a CDS encoding FadR/GntR family transcriptional regulator — MTENAPARAWRVVLEKIEADLLSGALGPGDRLQPERELAATLGVGRSSVREALRVLEVMGLIRTATGSGPTAGAIVTATPHGGLAQLLRLQVAAHGFPIPDVYETRLLLEEWAVAHLADIDEPDLTEARATFTAMEDEQLTADDFLALDAQFHLRLTDAAGNLVVAATMAGLRTTIESYIRAGARRISDWDTTVQRLHREHGDILAAIESGDAERARELVRAHITAYYADAGLPAPSTAVVAVDG, encoded by the coding sequence ATGACCGAGAACGCACCGGCACGCGCCTGGCGGGTCGTGCTCGAGAAGATCGAGGCCGACCTGCTCAGCGGTGCGCTCGGACCGGGCGATCGTCTGCAGCCCGAGCGCGAGTTGGCGGCCACACTCGGTGTCGGCCGTTCCAGCGTGCGCGAGGCTCTTCGGGTCCTGGAGGTGATGGGGCTCATCCGCACCGCAACGGGATCCGGGCCGACGGCGGGCGCGATCGTGACGGCGACGCCGCACGGCGGGCTGGCGCAACTCCTGCGTCTGCAGGTCGCTGCCCATGGCTTTCCCATCCCGGACGTGTACGAGACGCGACTTCTGCTGGAGGAGTGGGCCGTCGCCCACCTGGCAGACATCGACGAGCCCGACCTCACGGAGGCGCGGGCCACTTTCACCGCCATGGAGGACGAACAGCTGACTGCTGACGACTTCCTCGCGCTCGACGCCCAGTTCCACCTGCGCTTGACGGATGCCGCCGGAAATCTCGTGGTCGCCGCGACGATGGCCGGTCTTCGCACGACGATCGAGAGCTATATCCGTGCCGGTGCGCGCCGGATCTCCGACTGGGACACGACCGTCCAGCGGCTGCACCGCGAGCACGGCGATATCCTCGCCGCGATCGAGTCCGGCGACGCGGAGCGTGCGCGCGAGCTCGTGCGCGCCCACATCACCGCCTACTATGCGGATGCCGGGTTGCCGGCACCCTCGACCGCCGTGGTGGCCGTCGACGGCTGA
- a CDS encoding HAD-IIB family hydrolase → MTTPRLIAFDLDDTLAPSKSAIDPRIGELLLELATRVEVAIISGGQLQQFQSQVVERLPAADAATLDRFHLMPTCGTQYYRLEEGGVRTVYAHALTDDEKSRALTAVEEEARRLGLWEAEPWGDILEDRGSQVTFSALGQTAPLEAKMAWDPTGEKKNALRDAVAARIPDLEVRSGGSTSVDITHRGIDKAYGMRKLAEVTGISLDDMLFVGDRLDEHGNDYPVLAMGVTCQAVEGWEHTSAYLTELIPTLPRR, encoded by the coding sequence ATGACCACCCCCCGCCTGATCGCGTTCGATCTCGACGACACGCTGGCTCCTTCCAAGAGCGCCATCGATCCCCGCATCGGAGAGCTCTTACTCGAGCTCGCGACGCGCGTCGAGGTGGCCATCATCTCGGGCGGCCAGCTGCAGCAGTTCCAGTCGCAGGTCGTCGAGCGGCTTCCGGCGGCGGATGCCGCGACCCTCGACCGCTTCCACCTCATGCCCACGTGCGGGACGCAGTACTACCGACTCGAGGAGGGTGGCGTCCGCACGGTCTACGCGCACGCCCTCACCGACGACGAGAAGTCGCGCGCCCTCACCGCCGTCGAGGAAGAGGCCCGTCGCCTGGGCCTGTGGGAGGCCGAGCCGTGGGGAGACATCCTGGAGGATCGCGGCTCGCAGGTCACTTTCTCCGCGCTCGGGCAGACAGCTCCCCTCGAGGCGAAGATGGCCTGGGACCCGACGGGCGAGAAGAAGAACGCGCTGCGCGACGCGGTCGCCGCGCGCATTCCCGATCTCGAGGTCCGCTCCGGCGGCTCGACGTCGGTCGACATCACCCACCGCGGCATCGACAAGGCGTACGGCATGCGCAAGCTCGCCGAGGTCACCGGCATCTCGCTCGATGACATGCTGTTCGTCGGCGATCGCCTCGACGAGCACGGCAACGACTACCCCGTCCTCGCGATGGGTGTGACCTGCCAGGCCGTGGAGGGGTGGGAGCACACCTCCGCTTATCTCACCGAGCTGATCCCGACGCTCCCCCGTCGCTGA
- a CDS encoding metallophosphoesterase — protein sequence MTPARTALAALSAAGAVAVGAAVWGTCIERFLFTVRRHELDILPVGSPSLTVLHLSDAHMAPWQHRKQQWIALLADAVRPDLVVNTGDNLGHAEGLKGIRAAFAPLRSVPGLFVHGSNDVSGPSARNPLNYFRGPSAGPRNVVGLDTAAMDAYFTDELGWTNLNNTAAVVEAGGLRLETFGVSDAHREWDDLPALPAAIEGARRGRLLRSARDADLVIGVTHAPYRRVLDRFVELGAQAIFAGHTHGGQVRIPFSPSALVANCDIPLDQARGLSTWAAAGRRVPLNVSAGLGHSIYAPVRFGCRPEASVLTLRARREDDSLLDSSREASTG from the coding sequence GTGACGCCCGCGCGCACCGCCCTCGCCGCCCTCTCGGCGGCGGGGGCGGTGGCCGTCGGAGCTGCCGTCTGGGGCACCTGCATCGAACGCTTCCTCTTCACGGTCCGTCGGCATGAGCTCGACATCCTTCCGGTCGGTTCTCCGTCGCTGACGGTGCTCCATCTTTCGGATGCCCATATGGCTCCGTGGCAGCATCGCAAGCAGCAGTGGATCGCCCTGCTCGCCGACGCGGTCCGACCCGATCTCGTCGTGAACACCGGAGACAATCTCGGCCATGCCGAGGGGTTGAAGGGCATCCGTGCCGCGTTCGCGCCCCTGCGCAGTGTGCCGGGACTCTTCGTCCATGGCTCGAACGACGTGAGCGGACCGTCGGCCCGGAATCCTCTCAACTACTTCCGCGGGCCGTCGGCCGGTCCGCGCAACGTCGTGGGGCTGGACACGGCAGCCATGGACGCCTACTTCACCGATGAGCTCGGCTGGACGAACCTGAACAACACCGCGGCTGTTGTCGAGGCCGGCGGCCTGCGGCTGGAGACCTTCGGAGTCAGCGACGCGCACCGCGAGTGGGACGATCTGCCGGCTCTGCCTGCCGCGATAGAGGGCGCCCGACGCGGTCGGCTCTTGCGTTCTGCACGGGATGCGGACCTCGTGATCGGTGTGACGCACGCGCCGTACCGACGCGTCTTGGACCGATTCGTCGAACTGGGCGCCCAGGCGATCTTCGCCGGACACACGCACGGCGGTCAGGTGCGCATCCCCTTCTCCCCCTCCGCCCTGGTGGCCAACTGCGACATCCCCCTCGACCAGGCCCGCGGTCTGAGCACTTGGGCGGCTGCCGGACGCCGCGTGCCGCTGAACGTCTCGGCCGGGCTCGGACACTCGATCTACGCTCCGGTGCGCTTCGGATGCCGTCCCGAAGCGTCGGTGCTCACGCTGCGCGCGCGTCGCGAGGACGACAGCCTGCTCGATTCGTCACGGGAGGCATCGACGGGGTAG